From Streptomyces sp. 6-11-2, one genomic window encodes:
- a CDS encoding sensor histidine kinase: MATTEERAGLLRRRPRIPEITTPPAGTVLPAHVRTGAPDIPVTSVTPALPPGWEPAEAPLPGVPQPPRGRTTADGEGRPQGPPAPGDDARTGAAGGTEGRAEGGAGAEAPAQLPPGQAPTPEPERLQISALQAMCRHVFAFRLAMIALSAPVALLNAAPGLATRLVSAAVVVTFMGSYVLFRDWERFGPLLLRHPTLLALDTLFGALLLIAAGPDSTLAYVSVCTPLLAGLVYGWRGAGLFASLQSLILLVVSTSSKELSPDLAQAALLPGLCVIAGATGVTLRNLLLRFGEATQALTTVQARLAVTEAVGAERARLAREMHDSVAKTLHGVAMAADGLAGSTGADRMDPALVRQQAELVARSARRAAAEARELLTDLRRENDPDHGTDVLVELAARTRDFATRTGLSAAYRPIGESGVPPVPPAVARQLLTIASEAMENAHRHAEPTHVEVRAGVHGDLLRISVYDDGRGLPPGTSLEQLRRAGHFGLVGMVERAASVGARIRIGRGAQPKGTEVRLELPLGALTTPTV; the protein is encoded by the coding sequence ATGGCGACCACGGAGGAACGCGCGGGGCTGCTGCGCCGCCGCCCGAGGATCCCCGAGATCACCACCCCTCCGGCGGGCACGGTCCTCCCGGCCCACGTCCGCACGGGCGCGCCGGACATCCCGGTGACGTCGGTGACGCCGGCGTTGCCGCCCGGGTGGGAGCCGGCGGAGGCCCCGTTGCCGGGGGTGCCGCAGCCGCCGCGCGGACGGACGACCGCCGACGGTGAAGGCCGCCCACAGGGGCCACCCGCACCTGGCGACGATGCCCGCACGGGCGCTGCGGGCGGAACCGAAGGCCGGGCCGAAGGCGGAGCCGGGGCCGAAGCCCCCGCCCAGCTTCCGCCAGGCCAGGCCCCCACCCCGGAGCCGGAAAGACTGCAGATCAGCGCGCTGCAAGCGATGTGCCGCCACGTCTTCGCCTTCCGCCTCGCGATGATCGCCCTCTCCGCCCCCGTCGCCCTTCTCAACGCCGCGCCCGGCCTGGCCACCCGCCTGGTCAGCGCCGCGGTCGTCGTCACCTTCATGGGCTCGTACGTCCTGTTCAGGGACTGGGAACGCTTCGGCCCCCTGCTCCTGAGGCACCCCACTCTCCTCGCCCTGGACACCCTCTTCGGGGCCCTCCTCCTGATCGCGGCGGGCCCGGACAGCACGCTCGCCTACGTCAGCGTCTGCACGCCCCTCCTCGCCGGTCTCGTCTACGGCTGGCGCGGCGCGGGCCTGTTCGCCTCGCTCCAGTCACTGATCCTGCTCGTCGTCTCCACCAGCTCCAAGGAGCTGTCCCCGGACCTGGCCCAGGCGGCCCTCCTCCCCGGCCTGTGCGTCATCGCGGGAGCGACCGGCGTCACCCTGCGCAACCTGCTTCTGCGTTTCGGTGAGGCCACCCAGGCCCTGACCACGGTCCAGGCCCGCCTCGCCGTCACCGAGGCGGTGGGCGCCGAACGGGCCCGCCTGGCCCGCGAGATGCACGACTCGGTGGCGAAGACCCTGCACGGCGTGGCCATGGCCGCCGACGGCCTGGCGGGCTCGACGGGCGCCGACCGCATGGACCCGGCTCTGGTGAGGCAGCAGGCGGAACTGGTGGCCCGCTCGGCCCGCCGGGCGGCCGCCGAGGCCCGCGAACTGCTGACCGACCTGCGCCGTGAGAACGACCCGGACCACGGCACCGACGTGCTCGTCGAACTCGCGGCCCGCACCCGGGACTTCGCAACCCGGACCGGCCTGTCCGCCGCCTACCGCCCGATCGGCGAGTCCGGCGTGCCGCCGGTGCCGCCGGCCGTGGCCCGCCAGCTCCTGACCATCGCGTCGGAGGCGATGGAGAACGCCCACCGCCACGCGGAGCCCACCCACGTCGAGGTACGCGCCGGCGTCCACGGCGACCTGCTGCGCATCAGCGTGTACGACGACGGCCGCGGCCTGCCGCCCGGCACCAGCCTCGAACAACTCCGCCGAGCGGGCCACTTCGGCCTGGTCGGCATGGTCGAGCGGGCGGCCTCGGTCGGCGCCCGCATCCGTATCGGCCGCGGCGCCCAGCCCAAGGGAACGGAGGTCCGCCTCGAACTGCCCCTGGGAGCCCTGACGACACCGACCGTATGA
- a CDS encoding DUF5936 domain-containing protein, with product MALLLALVMGLGVWGVFAGIRMYRADARLPDDLALALEVGSTRTGAVDSLVDRLGMRYAPAVLRLMGPKRVARYRRKIDLAGNPGGLTIDRYAARRAVYGFLGGLGGVVFLMRGQLFVALLLLAFGAFWTEVGIWSAIRIRKDVIERTLPDFLDVLAVVVSAGLGFRQALDRVADKYEGPWADELRITLRQMDLGMSRRQAFAELRRRNDSEQVAMFVTALQQGEELGAPIVDTLVSLAKDMRRTDAQNARRKAARAVPKATMMITTFMVPATMILLGAGLILGSGVDFGSLTGTGE from the coding sequence ATGGCACTGCTGCTCGCACTCGTGATGGGCCTCGGCGTCTGGGGCGTCTTCGCCGGCATCCGCATGTACCGCGCCGACGCCCGGCTGCCCGACGACCTGGCGCTGGCCCTGGAGGTGGGCTCCACCCGTACCGGCGCCGTGGACTCCCTGGTCGACCGCCTCGGCATGCGCTACGCCCCCGCCGTGCTGCGCCTGATGGGCCCCAAGAGGGTGGCCAGGTACCGCCGCAAGATCGACCTGGCGGGCAACCCCGGCGGCCTGACGATCGACCGCTACGCGGCCCGGCGGGCGGTCTACGGCTTCCTGGGCGGCCTGGGCGGAGTGGTGTTCCTCATGCGCGGCCAGCTCTTCGTCGCCCTGCTCCTGCTCGCCTTCGGCGCCTTCTGGACCGAGGTCGGCATCTGGTCGGCGATCCGCATCCGCAAGGACGTCATCGAGCGGACGCTGCCGGACTTCCTCGACGTGCTCGCGGTCGTGGTGAGCGCGGGCCTCGGCTTCCGCCAGGCCCTGGACCGCGTCGCCGACAAGTACGAGGGCCCCTGGGCGGACGAACTGCGCATCACCCTGCGCCAGATGGACCTCGGCATGAGCCGCCGCCAGGCCTTCGCGGAGCTGCGGCGCAGGAACGACTCCGAACAGGTCGCCATGTTCGTGACGGCGTTGCAGCAGGGCGAGGAACTGGGTGCCCCGATCGTCGACACGCTCGTTTCCCTGGCCAAGGACATGCGCCGCACCGACGCGCAGAACGCCCGCCGCAAGGCCGCCCGCGCGGTCCCCAAGGCCACCATGATGATCACCACCTTCATGGTCCCGGCCACGATGATCCTCCTCGGCGCCGGCCTGATCCTCGGCTCGGGCGTGGACTTCGGCTCCCTCACGGGTACGGGCGAGTAG
- a CDS encoding type II secretion system F family protein yields the protein MDLSTLVTLTTGVTLLTCVLAVAGLHAYTSGKAQRAALVDRLSQTGRIPVGRRRRFPNLDRRLRRTKLGRRLELRLAATGLDVTPGEFFVYMLATVAALWLIGQASLAPFFGPLAGLLGIWAAVQFLNWQRQKRIEKFINQLPELARILANATQAGLALRTAVGMAAEELEAPAGEELAKVAHQLALGASMGDALAELTDRLPSRELVVLVTTLVLSNRAGGQVVSALRNLTETLEERKETRREVRTQLSQVNMTSYAVPVLGIGALFLMNGVKAGALDRMTASPIGQGAVITAFALYAVGFVLIRRLSRIDV from the coding sequence ATGGATCTGAGCACCCTCGTCACCCTCACCACCGGCGTCACCCTGCTGACCTGCGTCCTGGCCGTTGCCGGGCTGCACGCCTACACCTCCGGCAAGGCCCAGCGGGCGGCCCTCGTCGACCGGCTCTCCCAGACCGGTCGGATCCCGGTCGGCCGCCGGCGCCGCTTCCCCAACCTCGACCGCCGACTGCGCCGTACGAAACTCGGACGCAGGCTGGAGCTGAGGCTCGCCGCGACCGGCCTGGACGTCACCCCGGGCGAGTTCTTCGTCTACATGCTCGCCACCGTGGCCGCCCTCTGGCTGATCGGCCAGGCATCCCTGGCCCCCTTCTTCGGCCCGCTGGCCGGCCTGCTCGGCATCTGGGCCGCGGTGCAGTTCCTCAACTGGCAGCGCCAGAAACGCATCGAGAAGTTCATCAACCAACTTCCCGAACTGGCCCGCATCCTGGCCAACGCCACCCAGGCGGGCCTCGCCCTGCGCACCGCGGTCGGTATGGCGGCGGAGGAGCTCGAGGCCCCGGCGGGTGAGGAACTGGCCAAGGTGGCTCACCAGTTGGCACTCGGCGCCTCAATGGGCGACGCACTGGCGGAGCTCACGGACCGCCTGCCCTCGCGGGAGCTGGTCGTCCTCGTCACCACCCTGGTTCTGTCCAACCGGGCCGGCGGCCAGGTGGTGAGCGCCCTGCGCAACCTCACCGAGACCCTGGAGGAGCGCAAGGAGACCCGCCGCGAGGTCCGTACCCAGCTGTCCCAGGTCAACATGACCTCCTACGCGGTCCCGGTGCTGGGCATCGGCGCGCTGTTCCTCATGAACGGCGTCAAGGCCGGCGCCCTCGACCGCATGACCGCCTCCCCGATCGGCCAGGGTGCGGTGATCACCGCCTTCGCGCTCTACGCCGTCGGCTTCGTCCTCATCCGCCGCCTGTCCCGCATCGACGTCTAG
- a CDS encoding CpaF family protein, with amino-acid sequence MSLRARINSPEEKGSRGEDGHLVASYRAKLLEEIDLAEMSSLAAAERRARLERVLGHIISREGPVLSTVERSQLIRRVVDEALGLGILEPLLEDASITEIMVNGPDAIFVERGGRVEQLPIRFASDDQLMQTIERIVSTVNRRVDESNPMVDARLPSGERVNVIIPPLSLTGPTLTIRRFPRSFTLQELIGFGSLDEHMLYLLAGLVQAKFNVIVSGATGTGKTTLLNALSGLIPEGERIITIEDSAELQLQQTHVIRLESRPPNVEGRGQVTIRDLVRNSLRMRPDRIVVGEVRGGESLDMLQAMSTGHDGSLATVHANSAEDALMRLQTLASMSDVEIPFVALHDQINSAVDVIVQLTRFADGARRVTEIALLDSHGSEPYRLATVARFAAQPMAADGRIYGAFEYHPLPRRTADRLYMASQPIPQAFGVAQSADQLATREAR; translated from the coding sequence ATGAGCCTCCGCGCACGCATCAACTCCCCGGAGGAGAAAGGCAGCCGGGGCGAGGACGGCCACCTCGTCGCCTCCTACCGGGCCAAGCTCCTGGAGGAGATCGACCTCGCGGAGATGAGCTCGCTGGCCGCCGCCGAGCGCCGGGCGCGGCTGGAGCGGGTGCTCGGGCACATCATCAGCCGGGAGGGCCCGGTCCTGTCGACCGTGGAGCGCTCGCAGCTGATCCGCCGGGTCGTCGACGAGGCCCTGGGCCTGGGCATCCTCGAACCCCTCCTCGAGGACGCCTCCATCACCGAGATCATGGTGAACGGACCCGACGCGATCTTCGTCGAGCGCGGCGGCCGGGTCGAGCAACTGCCCATCCGCTTCGCCTCCGACGACCAGCTGATGCAGACCATCGAGCGGATCGTCTCGACGGTCAACCGCCGCGTGGACGAGTCGAACCCGATGGTCGACGCCCGCCTGCCCTCCGGGGAGCGCGTCAACGTCATCATCCCGCCGCTCTCGCTCACCGGCCCCACGCTCACCATCCGCCGCTTCCCGCGCTCCTTCACCCTCCAGGAGCTGATCGGCTTCGGCTCGCTCGACGAGCACATGCTGTACCTGCTGGCCGGCCTGGTGCAGGCGAAGTTCAACGTCATCGTCTCCGGGGCCACCGGTACCGGCAAGACGACCCTGCTCAACGCCCTGTCCGGGCTGATCCCCGAGGGCGAGCGCATCATCACCATCGAGGACTCCGCCGAGCTTCAGCTCCAGCAGACGCACGTGATCCGGCTGGAGTCCCGGCCGCCGAACGTGGAGGGCCGCGGCCAGGTCACCATCCGCGACCTGGTGCGCAACTCGCTGCGCATGCGCCCCGACCGCATCGTCGTCGGTGAGGTCCGCGGCGGCGAGTCGCTCGACATGCTCCAGGCGATGTCGACCGGCCACGACGGCTCGCTCGCCACCGTGCACGCCAACAGCGCCGAGGACGCGCTGATGCGCTTGCAGACCCTCGCCTCCATGTCCGACGTGGAGATCCCCTTCGTCGCCCTGCACGACCAGATCAACAGCGCCGTCGACGTGATCGTCCAGCTCACCCGCTTCGCCGACGGCGCCCGCCGCGTCACCGAGATCGCCCTGCTCGACAGCCATGGCAGCGAGCCGTACCGGCTGGCCACCGTGGCCCGCTTCGCCGCGCAGCCGATGGCGGCCGACGGCCGGATCTACGGCGCCTTCGAGTACCACCCGCTGCCACGCCGCACCGCCGATCGCCTCTACATGGCGAGCCAGCCCATCCCCCAGGCCTTCGGCGTCGCCCAGTCCGCAGACCAGCTGGCCACCCGAGAAGCCAGGTAG
- a CDS encoding TadE/TadG family type IV pilus assembly protein: MPHEGVRRDRRHDRGQVAIEYLGFIPILMLIAMAVIQIGLIAYTAQQAGTAARAGARAASLRQGAEQACASAVSGWLADGTSCPASYGGKEVTVTAGVDIPSIVPGWNFGRAHKTATMPLDH; encoded by the coding sequence ATGCCGCACGAGGGCGTACGCCGCGACCGCCGCCACGACCGGGGTCAAGTCGCCATCGAGTACCTGGGGTTCATTCCGATCCTGATGCTGATCGCCATGGCCGTCATCCAGATCGGGCTGATCGCCTACACGGCCCAGCAGGCCGGTACGGCCGCCCGCGCGGGGGCGCGCGCGGCCTCGCTCCGGCAGGGAGCCGAGCAGGCCTGCGCGAGCGCGGTCAGCGGCTGGCTGGCGGACGGCACCAGCTGCCCGGCCTCGTACGGCGGCAAGGAGGTCACCGTCACCGCGGGCGTCGACATCCCCTCGATCGTCCCCGGTTGGAACTTCGGCCGGGCCCACAAGACCGCCACCATGCCGCTCGACCACTGA
- a CDS encoding TadE/TadG family type IV pilus assembly protein: MNVRAGTGKRPPAGRLRSDSGQVAVELLGMTPTILITLVLLWQCVLLGYTYTLAGNAADEAVRAGTAADRGTRDAACQQAGLDKLSAAWRRGAEVGCETSNGYVRARVGLKVPVLFPGTIDFPITVTGHAGAVEEATH; this comes from the coding sequence ATGAACGTGCGGGCAGGCACAGGGAAGAGGCCGCCGGCCGGGCGGCTCCGCTCGGACAGCGGGCAGGTCGCCGTCGAACTGCTCGGCATGACGCCCACGATCCTCATCACGCTGGTGCTGTTGTGGCAGTGCGTGCTGCTGGGGTACACGTACACGCTTGCGGGGAATGCTGCGGACGAGGCGGTACGGGCGGGGACGGCGGCCGATCGCGGCACCAGGGACGCCGCCTGCCAACAGGCCGGGCTCGACAAGCTGTCGGCCGCGTGGCGAAGGGGGGCTGAGGTGGGCTGTGAGACGAGCAACGGTTACGTACGCGCGCGCGTCGGCCTCAAGGTGCCCGTCCTGTTCCCCGGCACGATCGACTTCCCCATCACGGTCACGGGTCACGCCGGCGCCGTCGAGGAGGCGACGCACTGA
- a CDS encoding AAA family ATPase, producing MTTRILPAVGDPDAARSITTLLSQLPDAEPVAPVVDSTQLIDTLARLAAESVDELPEIVVVHERIGPVPALELIREVALRFPAVGVILITSDASPGLFSAAMDSGARGLVALPLSYEELISRVQAVAQWSVGVRRHLGHGGDVFTGAGGRVVTVSGAKGGVGATLTAIQLALAAQASGRGTALVDMDLQSGDVASFLDVQFRRSVVDLAAITDISPRVLADAIFRHDSGLALLLAPGEGERGEEVTDRAVRQIVSALRSRYEIVVLDCGAQMSGASAAAVEMADTALLLTTPDVVAVRAAKRTVRMWDRLQIRKAEETTVVVNRHTRSTEIQPPLIQKITGTPVAATAIPAGFKELQGAVDAGRIHELESKSTVKQALWGLAGELGIVKAPEGDRKGGRLRGDRGSVSFRRRREAGG from the coding sequence ATGACCACCAGGATCCTCCCGGCCGTCGGCGACCCCGACGCGGCCCGGTCCATCACCACCCTGCTCAGCCAGCTCCCCGACGCCGAGCCGGTGGCCCCGGTCGTCGACTCCACCCAGCTCATCGACACGCTGGCGCGCCTGGCCGCAGAGTCCGTCGACGAACTGCCCGAGATCGTGGTGGTGCACGAGCGGATCGGCCCGGTGCCGGCCCTGGAGCTGATCCGCGAAGTGGCCCTGCGCTTCCCGGCGGTCGGCGTCATCCTCATCACCTCCGACGCCAGCCCCGGCCTGTTCTCGGCCGCGATGGACTCGGGCGCGCGGGGACTGGTGGCCCTCCCGCTGAGCTACGAGGAACTGATCAGCCGCGTACAGGCGGTGGCCCAGTGGTCGGTGGGCGTACGGCGCCACCTGGGCCACGGCGGCGACGTGTTCACCGGGGCCGGCGGGCGGGTGGTGACCGTGAGCGGAGCCAAGGGCGGGGTGGGCGCCACGCTCACGGCGATACAACTCGCCCTCGCCGCCCAGGCCTCCGGGCGCGGCACGGCCCTGGTCGACATGGACCTCCAGTCCGGTGACGTCGCCTCCTTCCTGGACGTCCAGTTCCGCCGCTCGGTCGTCGACCTCGCCGCCATCACCGACATCTCCCCGCGCGTCCTGGCCGACGCGATCTTCCGCCACGACAGCGGGCTCGCGCTGCTGCTCGCGCCCGGCGAGGGCGAGCGTGGCGAGGAGGTCACCGACCGGGCCGTCCGCCAGATCGTCAGCGCGCTGCGGTCCCGCTACGAGATCGTCGTCCTGGACTGCGGCGCCCAGATGAGCGGGGCGAGCGCGGCGGCCGTCGAGATGGCCGACACCGCGCTGCTCCTGACCACTCCGGACGTGGTCGCGGTGCGCGCGGCCAAGCGGACCGTACGGATGTGGGACCGGTTGCAGATCCGCAAGGCCGAGGAGACGACCGTCGTCGTCAACCGCCACACCCGGTCGACCGAGATCCAGCCGCCGCTCATCCAGAAGATCACCGGCACACCGGTGGCCGCCACGGCGATCCCCGCGGGCTTCAAGGAACTCCAGGGCGCGGTGGACGCGGGACGCATCCACGAACTGGAGAGCAAGAGCACGGTCAAACAGGCGCTGTGGGGGCTCGCCGGAGAGCTGGGCATCGTCAAGGCACCCGAGGGCGACCGCAAGGGCGGGCGGCTGCGCGGCGACCGGGGGTCGGTGAGTTTCCGGCGCCGCAGGGAGGCAGGGGGATGA
- the cpaB gene encoding Flp pilus assembly protein CpaB, protein MNSRQRRGVILLILSVICALAAFAGVLSVISDVKSKVGPEVAAYQLRTDVAPYTTLSTGQFEKVKMPQRWLSPNAVTDLGQIQGKIAVTTLRKGSLLQSDMIVNQPALQPGQQEVAIMIDAATGVAGKITPGATVNVYATFGGQRQGDPAQSKIIVTHAKVLDVGRITALQPNADNRAQQPTDAVPITFALSTIDAQRITYAESFAQRVRLALVAPGSDTSVPAKDRTYELAKDK, encoded by the coding sequence ATGAACTCCCGTCAGCGCCGCGGCGTGATACTCCTGATCCTGTCCGTCATCTGCGCCCTCGCCGCGTTCGCGGGCGTGCTCTCCGTCATCAGCGACGTCAAGTCCAAAGTCGGACCGGAGGTCGCCGCCTACCAGCTGCGCACCGACGTGGCGCCGTACACGACGCTGAGCACGGGCCAGTTCGAGAAGGTCAAGATGCCCCAACGGTGGCTGTCGCCGAACGCCGTCACCGACCTCGGGCAGATCCAGGGCAAGATCGCGGTCACCACACTGCGCAAGGGCTCCCTGCTCCAGAGCGACATGATCGTGAACCAGCCCGCCCTGCAACCGGGGCAGCAGGAGGTCGCCATCATGATCGACGCGGCGACCGGCGTGGCCGGCAAGATCACACCGGGCGCCACGGTCAACGTCTACGCCACCTTCGGCGGACAGCGGCAGGGCGATCCCGCCCAGTCCAAGATCATCGTGACCCATGCCAAGGTCCTCGACGTCGGCAGGATCACCGCGCTCCAGCCGAACGCCGACAACCGGGCCCAGCAGCCCACCGACGCCGTCCCCATCACCTTCGCGCTGTCCACCATCGACGCCCAGCGCATCACCTACGCCGAGTCGTTCGCCCAGCGGGTCCGGCTCGCGCTGGTCGCTCCCGGCAGCGACACCAGCGTCCCGGCCAAGGACCGGACCTACGAACTCGCGAAAGACAAGTGA
- a CDS encoding chitinase, translating into MPRPRTRRLRLWSGAVTAALALSFAGAGQASAADVNNAKNAGFESGLNNWSCSAGSGTTVSSPVHGGSAALKATPAGLDNAQCTQTVAVKPNSTYTLSAWVQGGYTYLGATGTGTTDVSTWTPDSASWKQLSTTFTTGSSTTSVTVYLHGWYGQAAYYADDVSVFGPDGGGGGDPAPTVPSAPGGLGVTGTTSSSVSLSWNTVSGATGYNVYRDGSKVTAVSGTSATVTGLAAATSYSFQVTATNAAGESARSATVKGTTASSGGGGGGTGLPKHAVTGYWQNFNNGATVQRISDVPSQYDIIAVAFADATATRGAVNFTLDSAGLNGYTVDQFKADIKAKQAAGKKVVISVGGETGTVSVSDSASATSFANSVYSLMQTYGFDGVDIDLENGLNATYMSQALRALSGKAGPSLILTMAPQTIDMQSTSAGYFQTALNVKDILTVVNTQYYNSGSMLGCDGKVYSQGSVDFLTALACIQLESGLAPSQVGLGVPASTRGAGSGYVSPTVVNNALDCLAKGTSCGSFKPSKTYPALRGAMTWSTNWDATAGNAWSNTVGPHVHALP; encoded by the coding sequence ATGCCCAGACCCAGAACACGACGGCTGCGCCTGTGGTCGGGAGCCGTCACCGCCGCCCTCGCCCTCTCCTTCGCCGGGGCCGGCCAGGCGTCGGCGGCGGACGTCAACAACGCCAAGAACGCCGGCTTCGAATCGGGCCTGAACAACTGGTCCTGCTCGGCCGGCAGCGGGACGACCGTCTCCTCCCCCGTGCACGGCGGCTCCGCCGCGCTGAAGGCCACACCGGCCGGGCTGGACAACGCCCAGTGCACCCAGACGGTCGCGGTCAAGCCCAACTCGACGTACACGCTGAGCGCATGGGTGCAGGGCGGGTACACCTACCTGGGCGCGACCGGCACGGGCACCACGGACGTCTCCACCTGGACGCCGGACTCGGCGAGCTGGAAGCAGCTCTCGACCACCTTCACCACCGGCTCCTCCACGACCTCGGTGACGGTGTACCTGCACGGCTGGTACGGGCAGGCGGCGTACTACGCCGACGACGTCTCCGTCTTCGGCCCCGACGGGGGCGGCGGCGGTGACCCGGCCCCGACGGTGCCGTCCGCGCCGGGCGGCCTGGGAGTGACGGGCACGACGTCCTCGTCGGTCTCGCTGTCCTGGAACACGGTCTCGGGCGCCACCGGCTACAACGTCTACCGCGACGGCTCGAAGGTGACCGCGGTGAGCGGCACGTCGGCGACGGTGACCGGTCTCGCGGCCGCCACCTCGTACTCCTTCCAGGTGACGGCGACGAACGCGGCGGGCGAGTCGGCGAGGTCGGCGACCGTGAAGGGCACGACGGCGTCCTCCGGCGGGGGCGGGGGCGGCACCGGCCTCCCGAAGCACGCGGTGACCGGCTACTGGCAGAACTTCAACAACGGCGCCACGGTCCAGAGGATCTCGGACGTGCCGTCGCAGTACGACATCATCGCCGTCGCCTTCGCCGACGCGACGGCCACCCGGGGCGCGGTGAACTTCACCCTCGACTCGGCCGGCCTGAACGGCTACACGGTCGACCAGTTCAAGGCGGACATCAAGGCCAAGCAGGCGGCCGGCAAGAAGGTCGTCATCTCGGTCGGCGGCGAGACGGGCACCGTGTCGGTGAGCGACTCGGCCTCCGCGACCAGCTTCGCCAACTCCGTCTACTCGCTGATGCAGACATACGGCTTCGACGGCGTCGACATCGACCTGGAGAACGGCCTGAACGCCACCTACATGTCCCAGGCCCTGCGCGCCCTGTCCGGCAAGGCCGGCCCGTCGCTGATCCTCACGATGGCCCCGCAGACGATCGACATGCAGTCCACGTCGGCCGGTTACTTCCAGACCGCGCTGAACGTCAAGGACATCCTCACGGTCGTCAACACCCAGTACTACAACAGCGGTTCCATGCTGGGCTGCGACGGCAAGGTCTACAGCCAGGGCTCGGTCGACTTCCTCACCGCCCTCGCCTGCATCCAGCTGGAGAGCGGTCTCGCCCCGTCCCAGGTCGGCCTGGGCGTTCCCGCCTCCACGAGGGGCGCGGGCAGCGGCTACGTCTCGCCGACGGTGGTGAACAACGCCCTGGACTGCCTGGCCAAGGGCACCAGCTGCGGTTCCTTCAAGCCCTCGAAGACCTACCCGGCCCTGCGCGGCGCCATGACCTGGTCCACCAACTGGGACGCGACGGCGGGCAACGCCTGGTCGAACACCGTGGGCCCCCACGTGCACGCCCTGCCGTAA
- a CDS encoding SigE family RNA polymerase sigma factor: protein MGQDRNDWTDEYQEFAVTRAGHLYRSACLLTGGDTHLAEDLVQETLGRVYLRWGRISRADNPAAYAQTVLTRAFLAHRRRHSSRRERATDVLPEMPEPQPGGDAPLRLTLLEALGQLSAKDRAVVVLRYWEDRSIEETAAALNASSAAVRTRCVRALARLRALLGDSLAEYATL from the coding sequence ATGGGGCAGGACCGGAACGACTGGACCGACGAGTACCAGGAGTTCGCGGTGACACGCGCCGGGCATCTGTACCGGTCGGCCTGTCTGCTCACCGGCGGTGACACCCATCTCGCCGAGGACCTCGTCCAGGAGACCCTCGGCCGGGTGTACCTCCGCTGGGGCCGGATCTCCCGCGCCGACAACCCGGCCGCGTACGCCCAGACCGTCCTGACCCGCGCGTTCCTCGCCCACCGGCGTCGTCACAGCAGCCGCAGGGAACGCGCCACCGACGTCCTTCCCGAGATGCCCGAGCCACAGCCCGGCGGCGACGCGCCGCTGCGGCTGACCCTCCTGGAAGCGCTCGGACAGCTGTCCGCCAAGGACCGGGCGGTGGTCGTCCTGCGCTACTGGGAGGACCGCAGCATCGAGGAGACGGCCGCCGCGTTGAACGCCAGCTCGGCCGCCGTCCGGACCCGCTGCGTCCGCGCCCTCGCCCGGCTGCGTGCGCTGCTCGGCGACTCGCTCGCCGAGTACGCGACTCTCTGA